A stretch of the Edaphobacter acidisoli genome encodes the following:
- a CDS encoding tyrosine-type recombinase/integrase — protein sequence MWKHANGYLFEKGESTLFAFSRQTGDIQLADVKSEDILGFLNGTPVSTITWRLKYWTLCRFFEHWFSRGAMPELALPTPRPFVRQTFVPYVFTKLELRSLLEATAQNQKLIIRIDGATLRTIILFLYGTGASVGESTRVLQSDVDLQKGFIRIRSPHSHRSRYIPIGQDLVDVLRQYVAWRSQIRGPSQHLFVTKKGRQVCAEKIAKNFKRLRTIAGIHRRDGSRYQPRVSDLRFTFAVHRITKWIEDGVDLNRMLPALAAYMGQVGLGSTERYLSMTPERFRKDLDKLSPMRGRGQWSNDPELMRFLTSL from the coding sequence ATGTGGAAGCATGCAAATGGATACCTCTTCGAAAAAGGAGAATCTACTCTGTTTGCTTTTTCAAGACAAACGGGTGATATCCAACTCGCTGACGTCAAATCAGAGGATATTTTGGGGTTTCTCAATGGGACGCCTGTATCGACGATTACGTGGCGACTGAAATATTGGACGCTGTGTAGATTTTTTGAGCACTGGTTTAGCCGCGGAGCTATGCCGGAATTGGCACTACCCACGCCACGGCCGTTCGTGAGACAAACCTTCGTCCCCTATGTGTTTACGAAGCTTGAGCTGCGATCTCTATTGGAAGCTACCGCCCAGAACCAGAAGTTGATAATTAGGATCGATGGAGCTACTCTTCGTACGATCATCCTCTTTCTCTATGGAACTGGTGCATCCGTCGGGGAGTCCACTCGTGTTCTGCAGTCGGACGTTGATCTCCAAAAAGGCTTCATTAGAATACGCAGCCCACATTCCCATCGATCTCGCTATATTCCGATCGGTCAAGATTTAGTCGACGTATTGCGTCAGTATGTGGCTTGGCGATCTCAGATCCGTGGCCCTAGCCAACATCTTTTCGTTACAAAGAAGGGCCGTCAGGTCTGTGCCGAGAAGATCGCAAAGAACTTCAAAAGACTTCGAACAATCGCGGGCATTCATCGCCGGGATGGAAGTCGCTATCAGCCACGTGTATCTGATCTACGGTTCACTTTCGCTGTCCATCGCATCACCAAGTGGATCGAGGACGGTGTCGATTTAAACCGAATGTTGCCAGCGTTGGCTGCGTATATGGGACAAGTGGGACTTGGGTCGACGGAACGATACCTGTCCATGACCCCAGAACGGTTTCGAAAAGATTTGGACAAACTTAGTCCGATGCGCGGAAGAGGCCAGTGGTCTAACGATCCAGAATTGATGCGGTTCCTTACGTCACTGTGA
- the hxsC gene encoding His-Xaa-Ser system radical SAM maturase HxsC → MRLTTAGSARNIEEAIVGRITTQNLPDATRGQYIRFFAEGEAPILDFAGYRAILSHADLATDYPVVDRLRESEHFRDGDVVVVERDGFVRSLYRSYERHHSLFVTERCSSNCLMCSQPPKDKDDVESLTKRNQELIRLMSPAPEYLTITGGEPTLLGDHLFELIDQLKTSLPNTELHMLTNGRTFAWPEYTRQFAAIEHPNLCLGVPLYSDCAGDHDYVVQAKGAFDQTVAGLHQAARNGIRVEVRVVLHRLTIPRLTRLVEYIYRNLSFVEHVALMGLEYVGYTPRNIAELWIDPFDYQAELERAVNYLVMRNMTVSIYNHQLCVLRQSLWPYAQKSISDWKNLYLTECEKCSALEDCGGLFKWAVKKHSEHIHPL, encoded by the coding sequence ATGCGACTGACAACAGCCGGATCGGCGAGGAATATCGAAGAAGCAATTGTTGGGCGTATCACGACACAGAATCTACCGGATGCCACACGGGGGCAATACATCCGTTTCTTTGCTGAAGGGGAAGCGCCGATCCTCGATTTTGCGGGTTATCGCGCAATTTTGTCACATGCTGATCTCGCCACAGATTATCCAGTCGTTGACCGCCTTCGAGAGTCCGAGCATTTCAGGGACGGTGATGTTGTTGTCGTTGAGAGAGACGGATTCGTCAGATCACTTTACAGATCTTATGAGCGGCATCACTCCCTATTTGTTACAGAACGGTGCAGCAGCAACTGTCTCATGTGTTCGCAGCCACCAAAGGATAAGGATGACGTAGAGTCGCTGACGAAACGAAATCAAGAACTCATCAGACTCATGTCTCCAGCCCCTGAATATCTGACAATTACGGGTGGGGAGCCAACGCTGCTCGGAGATCACCTGTTTGAGCTGATAGATCAACTCAAAACTTCTCTTCCGAACACTGAACTTCACATGCTCACAAATGGGCGCACATTCGCGTGGCCGGAATACACCCGACAATTCGCCGCCATCGAACACCCTAACCTTTGCCTCGGAGTCCCCCTTTATTCGGACTGCGCAGGAGACCACGATTACGTCGTGCAGGCGAAAGGTGCCTTCGACCAAACCGTGGCCGGTCTACACCAGGCTGCTCGAAACGGAATTCGTGTTGAAGTCAGGGTAGTCTTGCACCGGCTGACTATTCCCCGACTAACAAGACTAGTCGAGTACATCTACCGCAATCTTTCATTCGTTGAACATGTCGCGTTGATGGGTCTCGAATACGTTGGATATACGCCAAGGAACATCGCTGAGCTATGGATTGATCCGTTCGATTATCAGGCAGAACTCGAACGAGCTGTGAACTATCTTGTGATGCGCAATATGACAGTCTCCATCTACAACCATCAACTTTGCGTCCTGAGACAGTCGTTATGGCCGTACGCACAAAAGTCCATCTCAGACTGGAAAAATCTCTATTTGACGGAGTGCGAAAAGTGCTCGGCACTCGAAGATTGCGGTGGCCTTTTCAAGTGGGCGGTCAAGAAACATAGTGAGCATATTCATCCTCTTTGA